A single Elephas maximus indicus isolate mEleMax1 chromosome 2, mEleMax1 primary haplotype, whole genome shotgun sequence DNA region contains:
- the ENC1 gene encoding ectoderm-neural cortex protein 1, translating into MSVSVHENRKSRASTGSINIYLFHKSSYADSVLTHLNLLRQQRLFTDVLLHAGNRTFPCHRAVLAACSRYFEAMFSGGLKESQDNEVNFDNSIHPEVLELLLDYAYSSRVIINEENAESLLEAGDMLEFQDIRDACAEFLEKNLHPTNCLGMLLLSDAHQCTKLYELAWRMCLSNFQTIRKNEDFLQLPQDMVVQLLSSEELETEDERLVYESAINWISYDLKKRYCYLPELLQTVRLALLPAIYLMENVAMEELITKQRKSKEIVEEAIRCKLKILQNDGVVTSLCARPRKTGHALFLLGGQTFMCDKLYLVDQKAKEIIPKADIPSPRKEFSACAIGCKVYITGGRGSENGVSKDVWVYDTLHEEWSKAAPMLVARFGHGSAELKHCLYVVGGHTAATGCLPASPSVSLKQVEQYDPTTNKWTMVAPLREGVSNAAVVSAKLKLFAFGGTSVSHDKLPKVQCYDQCENRWTVPATCPQPWRYTAAAVLGNQIFIMGGDTEFSACSAYKFNSETYQWTKVGDVTAKRMSCHAVASGNKLYVVGGYFGIQRCKTLDCYDPTLDVWNSITTVPYSLIPTAFVSTWKHLPS; encoded by the coding sequence ATGTCAGTCAGCGTGCATGAGAACCGCAAGTCCAGGGCCAGCACTGGCTCCATCAACATCTACCTGTTTCACAAGTCCTCCTATGCTGACAGTGTTCTCACGCACTTGAACCTTCTGCGCCAACAGCGCCTCTTCaccgatgtccttctccatgccGGAAACCGGACCTTCCCCTGCCACCGGGCCGTGCTGGCTGCGTGCAGCCGCTATTTTGAAGCCATGTTCAGTGGTGGCCTGAAGGAGAGCCAGGACAACGAAGTCAACTTCGACAACTCCATCCATCCAGAAGTCTTGGAGCTGCTGCTTGACTATGCGTACTCCTCCCGGGTCATCATCAATGAAGAAAACGCAGAATCGCTCCTAGAAGCCGGTGACATGCTGGAGTTTCAAGACATACGGGATGCGTGCGcggagttcctggagaagaacctcCATCCCACCAACTGCCTGGGGATGCTGCTGCTGTCTGACGCCCACCAGTGCACCAAGCTGTACGAACTCGCCTGGAGGATGTGTCTCAGCAACTTCCAAACCATCAGAAAAAACGAAGATTTCCTCCAGCTGCCCCAGGACATGGTGGTGCAGCTCTTGTCCAGCGAAGAGCTGGAGACCGAAGATGAAAGGCTTGTGTATGAGTCTGCAATTAACTGGATCAGCTATGACCTGAAGAAGCGCTACTGCTACCTCCCGGAACTGCTGCAGACAGTGAGGCTGGCTCTCCTGCCTGCCATCTATCTCATGGAGAATGTAGCCATGGAGGAACTCATCACCAAGCAGAGAAAGAGCAAGGAGATTGTGGAAGAGGCCATCAGGTGCAAATTGAAAATCCTGCAGAATGACGGGGTGGTGACCAGCCTGTGCGCCCGCCCTCGGAAAACCGGCCATGCCCTCTTCCTGCTGGGTGGACAGACTTTCATGTGTGACAAACTGTACCTGGTAGACCAGAAGGCCAAAGAAATCATCCCCAAGGCCGACATCCCCAGCCCAAGAAAAGAGTTTAGTGCATGTGCAATtggctgcaaagtatacattacTGGAGGGCGGGGATCAGAAAATGGCGTCTCAAAAGATGTCTGGGTTTATGATACCCTGCATGAGGAGTGGTCCAAAGCTGCCCCCATGCTGGTGGCCAGGTTTGGCCACGGCTCTGCTGAACTTAAGCACTGCCTGTATGTGGTTGGGGGGCACACGGCCGCAACTGGCTGCCTCCCAGCCTCCCCCTCAGTCTCTCTAAAGCAAGTAGAACAGTATGACCCCACAACCAACAAATGGACCATGGTGGCCCCACTCCGAGAAGGCGTTAGCAATGCCGCGGTAGTGAGTGCCAAACTCAAGTTGTTTGCTTTTGGAGGCACCAGCGTCAGTCATGACAAGCTCCCCAAGGTTCAGTGTTATGATCAGTGTGAAAACAGGTGGACGGTACCAGCCACCTGCCCCCAGCCCTGGCGTTACACAGCAGCAGCCGTGCTGGGTAACCAGATTTTTATTATGGGGGGAGATACAGAGTTCTCCGCCTGCTCTGCTTACAAATTCAACAGTGAGACTTACCAGTGGACCAAGGTAGGAGACGTGACAGCAAAGCGCATGAGCTGCCATGCTGTGGCCTCTGGAAACAAGCTCTACGTGGTTGGAGGCTACTTTGGCATTCAACGATGCAAAACATTGGACTGCTATGACCCAACCTTAGATGTGTGGAACAGCATAACCACGGTCCCATACTCGCTGATTCCTACTGCATTTGTCAGCACCTGGAAACATCTGCCATCTTAA